In the Candidatus Methylomirabilis sp. genome, one interval contains:
- the lpxC gene encoding UDP-3-O-acyl-N-acetylglucosamine deacetylase: MSHQRTLQTIATCKGIGIHSGQSVTMSLRPAPANSGVVFKRIDLPSAPTIEAKPAHIVDVHHATTIGKDGMKVRTIEHLMAAFAGTGLDNVLVELDGEEVPAMDGSAAPFVELIRKVGLKRQMVARTYLKIKERLVVETERSSIQIVPSKRLQVIYTMRFDHPLLGEQSAAFDITREMFAREIASCRTYGFLKDIEELRRRNLGLGGSFDNAIVIGEGGVVNGDLRFRDELVRHKVLDLLGDLYLLGRPILGTVIAHGAGHFLHTRLVREIQRHLDLEHPASVCSGVIERWARPLLQPERSLEVVPS; this comes from the coding sequence GTGAGCCATCAGCGAACGCTTCAGACTATAGCCACCTGTAAAGGGATAGGGATTCACAGCGGCCAATCAGTCACGATGTCGCTCCGTCCCGCTCCGGCGAACTCCGGCGTCGTATTTAAGCGCATCGATCTTCCCTCCGCCCCAACCATCGAGGCCAAGCCCGCACACATCGTCGATGTCCATCATGCAACCACCATCGGCAAGGATGGTATGAAAGTGCGGACCATCGAACACCTGATGGCAGCGTTTGCGGGGACGGGGCTGGATAATGTCCTGGTAGAACTCGACGGCGAAGAGGTTCCCGCCATGGATGGCAGCGCCGCGCCATTTGTCGAGTTAATCAGGAAAGTGGGTCTCAAACGACAGATGGTCGCCAGGACGTATCTCAAGATTAAAGAGCGTTTGGTTGTCGAAACAGAGCGCTCGAGTATTCAGATCGTTCCTTCAAAGCGTCTTCAGGTTATCTATACGATGCGCTTTGACCACCCGCTCCTGGGAGAACAGTCAGCCGCCTTCGACATCACCAGGGAGATGTTCGCCAGGGAGATTGCGTCTTGCCGCACCTACGGGTTCCTGAAGGATATCGAAGAGCTTCGCCGTCGCAACCTGGGCCTGGGCGGGTCGTTTGACAACGCGATCGTGATCGGCGAGGGAGGGGTGGTGAACGGCGATCTCCGCTTCCGGGACGAGCTGGTCCGCCATAAGGTCCTTGATCTCTTGGGAGACCTCTATCTCCTTGGCCGGCCTATCCTCGGGACCGTCATTGCTCACGGCGCCGGTCACTTCCTTCACACCAGGCTCGTACGAGAGATCCAGCGTCATCTGGACCTGGAGCATCCGGCTTCTGTCTGCAGTGGCGTGATTGAGCGTTGGGCGAGGCCGCTGCTTCAGCCGGAACGATCGCTTGAGGTTGTCCCTTCGTAA